One region of Trichoderma breve strain T069 chromosome 7 map unlocalized scaffold00007, whole genome shotgun sequence genomic DNA includes:
- a CDS encoding rad4 beta-hairpin domain 3 domain-containing protein, with translation MPPYVPRKRLRASGPEDTVTADKGSNSLLQGLDGASDSDSPLSSLSDSDFEDVPLAKRQKTEDVGEDDEDDDDIEFEDVEAPPQFTFEPDAPVPSGDLELTLNRDTRISLTNQFGDKKGPSKRERIVRNATHCVHIMCLLWHNAVRNSWICDAEVQAIMVSHIPPRLWDEVDRWRRNSGLDPQPPPKKTTATKKRGAKQESRDWGGSAKRLEEGAIDMSHGDPLFRFMKSLVAWWKQRFRVSAPGLRKWGYMSLERLDRLTKAYKGNESDYEAFGERLEGIEDFRQCATDCRGSRDVGAQLFTALLRGLGIDARMVASLQPLGFGWNKLEDADAEDEENEQGTPMKTTNKKKTTGKKAERDTAKKKGKEKARVNKTLARSRSARSITQSAAPTTEDSEDDLELEFKDTDDESIDMNLATAVKPLDKKFDKDLEFPHYWTEILSPATKKYLSVDPIVKGTIAVNRDLVETFEPRGAKADRARQVIAYVVGYSRDGTAKDVTIPVYDRHGKVKRYEMLDWFKSAMSGYRRGGKNHPLTEVDQQEDVTDLKPAKAEKKEVKEGEETLQYYKQSKEFALERHLKREEALRPGAEPVKVFKNKGKGGKVDEEDVYLRSDVVLVKSAETWHKQGRAPIAGEEPLKRVPYRAATLNRKREILETEAMTGQKVLQGLYSFDQTDWIIPPPIKDGIIPKNEYGNIDLFAEHMCPKGAVHVPFRGVVKVCKRLGIDYAEAVVDFEFGHRMAVPVIQGVVIAKEHHDRVMVELEKDEAERVRKEDEKRRKAALGKWRKFLMGMRIVERIRQEYGEIDESVSVFSHSRGGVQASEAAKVHDEEMAGGFLPEGYEEDGEDHRAHETSSFFPALEEDDQGGDGDLIMEDGRDESEAEANAPDAETQSETAAPRARKPRATRRRQQAIDSEDDEEDEDGD, from the exons ATGCCTCCATATGTGCCACGCAAAAGATTGAGAGCCTCTGGGCCTGAAGATACGGTCACAGCTGATAAAGGCTCTA ATTCACTCCTGCAAGGCCTTGACGGAGCCAGTGATAGCGACAGCCCACTCTCTTCGTTGTCCGACAGCGATTTTGAAGATGTTCCTCTTGCCAAGCGGCAGAAAACAGAGGATGTCGgtgaggatgacgaagacgatgacgacattgAGTTTGAGGATGTGGAAGCCCCTCCCCAGTTCACATTTGAGCCAGATGCTCCAGTACCGTCCGGCGATCTGGAGTTGACGCTGAATCGGGACACTCGAATATCTCTGACGAATCAATTCGGCGACAAAAAGGGTCCCTCAAAGCGAGAGCGGATAGTCCGGAATGCGACGCACTGCGTTCACATAATGTGTCTTCTGTGGCACAATGCCGTTCGGAATTCGTGGATATGTGATGCTGAAGTTCAGGCAATCATGGTTTCTCATATCCCTCCCAGGCTCTGGGATGAGGTAGATCGCTGGAGACGAAACAGTGGCCTAGATCCTCAGCCGCCACCCAAGAAGACGACtgcaacaaagaagagaggcgcGAAGCAAGAGTCTCGGGATTGGGGTGGATCGGCCAAGCGGCTGGAAGAGGGAGCTATTGATATGAGCCACGGCGATCCTTTGTTTCGATTTATGAAATCGCTGGTCGCCTGGTGGAAACAACGATTTCGGGTCTCGGCTCCTGGTCTCCGGAAATGGGGCTACATGTCGTTGGAGCGCCTCGATAGACTCACAAAAGCATACAAGGGCAACGAATCAGATTACGAAGCATTTGGCGAGCGATTAGAGGGCATAGAGGATTTCCGGCAGTGCGCCACCGACTGCAGAGGGAGCAGAGATGTTGGAGCTCAACTGTTTACTGCACTACTTCGAGGCTTGGGTATCGATGCTCGGATGGTTGCTAGCTTGCAACCACTAGGATTTGGATGGAACAAACTGGAGGACGCAgatgcagaagatgaagaaaatgaacaAGGCACTCCAATGAAGACCACtaataagaagaagactaCGGGaaagaaggcagagagagacacagctaaaaaaaaagggaaggAGAAGGCAAGAGTCAACAAGACTCTTGCTCGGTCACGTTCTGCTCGTTCTATTACACAATCGGCCGCTCCCACCACTGAAGATTCTGAAGACGATTTGGAACTCGAATTTAAGGATACAGATGACGAATCCATCGACATGAATCTTGCCACCGCAGTCAAGCCATTGGATAAAAAATTCGACAAGGACTTGGAGTTCCCACATTATTGGACCGAGATTCTATCACCAGCCACTAAAAAATATCTTTCAGTCGACCCCATTGTGAAGGGGACAATCGCTGTCAACCGGGATCTCGTTGAAACATTTGAGCCTCGCGGTGCCAAAGCTGACAGAGCTAGACAAGTCATAGCCTATGTCGTAGGCTATTCACGAGACGGAAccgccaaagatgtcacG ATCCCGGTCTATGACCGCCATGGCAAGGTTAAGCGCTACGAAATGCTTGATTGGTTCAAGTCCGCCATGTCTGGGTACAGGCGAGGAGGCAAGAACCATCCTTTGACAGAAGTTgaccaacaagaagacgttACGGACCTCAAGCCAGcaaaggctgagaagaaagaagtcAAGGAAGGCGAAGAGACGCTACAGTACTACAAGCAATCCAAGGAATTTGCTTTGGAGAGGCACCTGAAACGCGAGGAAGCGCTGAGACCTGGCGCCGAACCAGTCAAGGTTTTCaagaacaaaggaaagggTGGCAAAgtggacgaagaagacgtaTACCTCCGATCCGATGTCGTCCTTGTCAAAAGCGCAGAAACCTGGCACAAGCAAGGCCGAGCTCCAATTGCTGGCGAAGAGCCCCTGAAGAGAGTTCCATACCGGGCTGCCACTCTCAATCGGAAGAGGGAGATTTTGGAAACAGAGGCCATGACCGGGCAAAAGGTACTCCAAGGATTATACAGCTTTGACCAGACTGATTGGATTATACCGCCGCCCATCAAGGACGGCATCATTCCCAAAAACGAATACGG GAATATCGATCTATTTGCGGAACACATGTGCCCAAAAGGCGCAGTACACGTACCCTTTAGAGGTGTAGTCAAAGTCTGCAAGAGACTCGGAATCGACTACGCAGAGGCCGTGGTGGACTTTGAGTTTGGCCACCGGATGGCTGTCCCCGTCATCCAGGGAGTCGTTATCGCGAAAGAGCATCACGATAGAGTGATGGTAGAGCTAGAGAAAGACGAAGCGGAGCGtgtgagaaaagaagatgagaagcggCGCAAGGCAGCACTGGGTAAGTGGCGCAAGTTTCTTATGGGCATGCGCATCGTGGAGAGGATTCGGCAAGAATATGGCGAGATCGACGAGAGTGTTTCAGTCTTTAGTCACTCCCGTGGGGGGGTCCAGGCCAGCGAGGCGGCCAAGGTTCATGACGAAGAAATGGCTGGAGGATTTCTGCCTGAAGGTtacgaagaagacggtgaAGACCACCGGGCGCATGAGACATCGAGCTTTTTCCCCGCtctcgaggaagacgacCAGGGCGGTGATGGAGACCTTATCATGGAAGATGGACGCGATGAGAGTGAGGCGGAAGCGAATGCTCCAGACGCGGAAACTCAATCAGAGACTGCGGCACCAAGAGCTCGTAAGCCACGAGCAACACGGCGAAGGCAGCAAGCCATTGATagcgaggacgacgaggaagatgaagatggcgactaG
- a CDS encoding AN1-like zinc finger domain-containing protein, protein MASGSDSDAPETSYIMKDKEDASLVGKHCQYEYCNQLDFLPFFCQSCTKTFCLDHRSESAHKCTNPGAWAERKRQAQLAKPSIGQGRTLRDKISEKPCASPTCETTIGTSLVPGVHCETCNRDYCLKHRFKDDHNCKNLTPIGARPIQIDVAQRTKSALDRLRAWGTAKKEQAGRALPKPKPSSAAARMVAVNSLKKTAKGDDKLAPEKRIYVYVEAEAETAKAKFPKGEFYYSKDWVVGRVLDAAAKSLQVQNVNNQSSDERDKLRVFHVEGGRVLDYSEKVGASIQSGNTLVLLRGVGAPADLIEV, encoded by the coding sequence ATGGCGTCAGGTTCGGATTCCGACGCTCCAGAAACGAGCTACATCatgaaggacaaggaagacgCCAGCCTGGTCGGCAAACACTGCCAGTACGAATACTGCAATCAGCTTGATTTCCTCCCCTTTTTCTGCCAGTCCTGCACCAAGACTTTCTGCCTGGATCACCGCTCAGAGTCCGCTCACAAGTGCACAAACCCGGGAGCATGGGCGGAACGTAAACGACAGGCACAGCTGGCAAAGCCCTCCATCGGCCAAGGGAGGACGCTGCGGGATAAGATCTCAGAGAAGCCTTGCGCGTCGCCAACTTGCGAGACAACCATCGGCACTTCGCTAGTGCCAGGCGTTCACTGCGAAACATGTAATCGGGATTACTGTCTAAAGCACCGCTTCAAGGATGACCACAACTGCAAGAACTTGACACCAATCGGGGCGCGGCCTATCCAGATCGACGTTGCCCAGAGGACGAAATCCGCGTTGGACAGGCTTCGAGCATGGGGaacggccaagaaggagcAGGCTGGCAGAGCGCTGCCAAAGCCTAAGCccagctcagctgcagcGCGAATGGTCGCCGTCAACAGCCTGAAGAAAACCGCAAAGGGAGACGACAAGTTGGCTCCGGAGAAGCGCATCTACGTCTACgttgaggccgaggccgagacggcaaaggccaagTTTCCTAAGGGAGAGTTCTACTATTCCAAGGATTGGGTAGTCGGCCGTGTACTGGACGCGGCAGCAAAGAGCCTACAGGTGCAAAACGTCAACAACCAGAGCTCGGATGAGAGAGACAAGCTACGGGTGTTCCATGTCGAAGGAGGAAGGGTCCTTGATTACAGCGAGAAGGTTGGGGCGTCGATACAGAGCGGGAATACCTTGGTGTTGCTGAGGGGCGTTGGTGCGCCTGCGGACTTGATTGAGGTTTAA
- a CDS encoding mitochondrial 18 KDa protein (MTP18) domain-containing protein, with the protein MGWWGKSNDSKPEQQQQQEAPKEHVFDPQLPKAEKLPRGLQKIVDKADKDESFFDSIKEGRAPDTTESNLRYAAYATRLRTILLSAHRYVAYTSDIGESFRPVAHPNLVRTAYGISWLYILGDVSHEGYRAYWQNQRILNPQVLLNSHQQRLSGLPEKETRNIAPGVVPPLEDYRTVMVQRAIFQSVASMGLPAFTIHSMVKYSGKAMKNVKNATLRTWGPIGLGLSVVPFLPSLFDKPVEDAVEWAFHKGFEQFGGKAYVGDLPATGREKLINKDPKIKEE; encoded by the exons ATGGGTTGGTGGGGGAAATCAAATGATTCAAAgcctgagcagcagcagcagcaagaggcgCCGAAGGAACATGTCTTCGATCCCCAGCTtcccaaggctgagaagtTGCCCAGGGGACTGCAGAAGATTGTAGACAAGGCCGACAAGGATGAGAGTTTCTTTGACAGCATAAAGGAGGGACG GGCTCCCGACACTACAGAGAGCAACTTGCGATATGCCGCGTATGCGACTCGACTTCGAACCATTCTCCTGTCCGCCCATCGATATGTCGCCTATACTTCAGATATTGGCGAATCTTTCCGGCCCGTTGCGCATCCAAACCTCGTTCGCACTGCCTACGGAATCTCATGGCTCTACATTCTTGGCGATGTCTCTCATGAGGGTTACCGCGCCTACTGGCAGAACCAGCGGATCCTGAACCCCCAGGTCCTGCTCAACTCTCACCAGCAAAGACTTTCCGGCCTCCCTGAGAAGGAGACGCGCAACATTGCCCCAGGTGTGGTCCCTCCATTGGAGGACTATCGAACCGTCATGGTGCAGCGAGCCATCTTCCAGAGCGTCGCCAGTATGGGATTGCCCGCATTCACCATCCACAGCATGGTCAAGTACTCGGGAAAGGCAATGAAGAATGTCAAAAATGCCACCCTCAGAACATGGGGCCCCATTGGACTGGGCCTGTCTGTGGTTCCATTCCTGCCCAGCCTCTTTGACAAGCCGGTCGAGGACGCCGTGGAGTGGGCATTCCACAAGGGCTTTGAACAGTTTGGAGGCAAGGCGTATGTTGGGGATTTACCGGCTACCGGCCGAgagaagctcatcaacaaggacCCCAAGATTAAGGAGGAATAG
- a CDS encoding tc5 transposase DNA-binding domain-containing protein, with protein sequence MAATDSLVDGSDISPSVSAPKERHSLTLDQRRALRRWANTQTIRPSHKACIEWFFSQYGQQISQSTVSHSLSPKYSRLDGDNPQLSGSRLRFGNWPDVEKLVLLWYQQVQAAGRQPTNEELGEKAKSIFSQLPRYKEESPPEFSPGWIHRFKKRYGLLIRRQRRHGDGGINPADDIDYLADCVPRFMAIASDTSPAAIREQVLRVVGVESSLNTCALVRDEIIRRLANAHAAPLPSLTPVEPTLAQPQPDQQPLYAEDDPEVVLQNALRQLQQEEQAAEEQAAAVREERERAERAAGLQQQQAMVSTPSARAPSDTRYTTPGQDMAPDLTLTPIHSEVPIATHDRPLRCPFCVNQRMLRSIKEAVEHMSTHVVV encoded by the coding sequence ATGGCCGCGACAGACTCGCTGGTGGACGGCAGCGACATCTCGCCGTCCGTGTCGGCGCCCAAGGAGCGGCACTCGCTGACGCTGGACCAGCGCCGCGCCCTCCGCCGCTGGGCCAACACGCAGACGATCCGGCCCTCGCACAAGGCCTGCATCGAGTGGTTCTTCAGCCAGTACGGCCAGCAGATCAGCCAGTCCACCGTCTCGCACTCGCTGTCGCCCAAGTACTCGCGCCTCGACGGCGACAACCCGCAGCTGTCGGGCTCGCGCCTGCGCTTTGGCAACTGGCCCGacgtcgagaagctggtgctgctgtgGTACCAGCAGGTCCAGGCCGCGGGCCGCCAGCCCACCAAcgaggagctgggcgagaAAGCGAAGAGCATCTTTAGCCAGCTGCCGCGCTACAAGGAGGAGAGCCCGCCCGAGTTCTCGCCGGGATGGATTCACCGCTTCAAGAAGCGCTATGGGCTGCTCATCCGTCGCCAGCGACGCCACGGTGACGGCGGCATCAACCCGGCCGACGACATTGACTACCTGGCCGACTGCGTGCCGCgcttcatggccattgccagcGACACGAGCCCTGCCGCCATCCGCGAGCAGGTCCTGCGCGTCGTGGGCGTCGAGTCGAGCCTCAACACCTGCGCCCTGGTCCGTGACGAGATCATCCGCCGCCTGGCCAATGCTCATGCCGCTCCGCTCCCGTCTCTGACCCCCGTCGAGCCCACTCTTGCCCAGCCTCAGCCCGACCAGCAGCCGCTCTATGCTGAGGACGACCCCGAAGTGGTGCTTCAGAACGCCCTtcgacagcttcagcagGAAGAGCAAGCGGCCGAGGAACAGGCCGCTGCTGTGCGCGAAGAGCGCGAGCGTGCTGAGAGAGCTGCTgggcttcagcagcagcaggccatgGTGTCTACGCCGAGTGCTCGCGCCCCGTCAGATACTCGCTACACCACGCCGGGCCAAGACATGGCCCCTGATCTCACTCTCACGCCAATTCACTCTGAAGTCCCCATTGCTACTCACGACAGACCGCTGCGATGTCCCTTTTGTGTCAACCAGCGAATGCTCCGCTCGATAAAGGAGGCGGTGGAACACATGTCGACGCACGTGGTGGTATAA
- a CDS encoding EAP30/Vps36 family domain-containing protein, producing the protein MFLKHIDLTTALRPSYLPDEVLLFVQDNVGLYEGKFKLPNQQNGQVYLTSHRICYVDKDEPRKYSAALNLKEVDRYEFYAGFLKSSAKITIVPKPLKRSTLHNRVVSNTGVNSRGSTPSPAPSDNAYTPPSGPPSITAATWVCTICSFSNPVLKAAISTETSSTTTPQSSDLLTFDTRIGSGQGKPDTSVSFHCPRCTFSNHPSLLSCEMCGAPLLSQNIPSSISSSEYIRTQSPGPVKDSNSKTSQSSTDFAESVKISFRGGGEKIFYERLKSAMTQRKWLLQDAPPAPKSNRAMDDSSGSGSPSTPVQKTKTAGIAGAFEDLEALMASAKEVVALAERFAQQVNGASGDVTSKDNSILAESAHQLGLITTKDIVGGGSSESLYFSELARNLAEFLTDDSRGVLKRAGGILTLVELWAMFNRARGGVELVSPMDFEKAAQMWEGLKLPVRLRKFRSGVMVVQARDRTDDATIKSILAWLQDLHEFPPDRDVAWDWREFGRGVTAQEAAERFGWSLGVAEEELLMAEEHGALCREEGLEGLKFWKNYIGSTDPALLQKKEAQEQADALIQRLKETGLIG; encoded by the exons ATGTTCCTGAAGCATATTGATCTGACTACTGCACTGCGGCCTTCGTATCTTCCGGATGAAGTACTGCTCTTTGTCCAGGACAATGTTGGCTTGTACGAAGG GAAGTTTAAGCTCCCGAACCAGCAGAATGGCCAGGTGTATCTGACATCTCATCGCATCTGCTATGTTGACAAGGATGAGCCAAGGAAGTACTCCGCCGCGTTGAACCTGAAGGAGGTGGATCGGTATGAGTTCTATGCCGGGTTCCTCAAGTCATCGGCCAAGATCACCATTGTTCCCAAGCCTTTAAAGCGATCAACGCTCCATAACCGCGTTGTGTCCAACACGGGAGTCAACTCAAGAGGGAGCACGCCATCTCCCGCACCGTCGGACAATGCTTACACTCCCCCGTCCGGACCTCCGTCAATAACGGCCGCAACCTGGGTCTGCACCAtttgcagcttctcaaacCCG GTGCTGAAGGCGGCTATCAGCACC GAgacttcatcaacaaccaccCCGCAATCAAGCGACCTTTTGACTTTTGATACTCGTATTGGCAGTGGTCAAGGAAAACCTGATACTTCGGTGTCGTTCCATTGCCCTCGATGCACTTTCTCAAATCACCCTTCGCTTCTATCTTGCGAGATGTGCGGAGCTCCTTTACTCTCGCAAAACATaccttcttccatctctaGCTCCGAGTATATTAGGACACAGTCCCCGGGTCCAGTCAAGGATAGCAACAGCAAAACAAGCCAGAGTAGCACAGACTTTGCAGAGAGTGTCAAGATATCATTCCGAGGTGGCGGAGAAAAAATCTTTTACGAACGACTAAAGAGTGCCATGACGCAGCGGAAATggctgctgcaagatgcACCTCCCGCTCCAAAGAGCAACCGCGCGATGGATGACAGCTCCGGCAGTGGTTCACCAAGCACCCCTGttcagaagacgaagacagcGGGCATTGCTGG TGCATTCGAAGACCTCGAAGCACTGATGGCCTCTGCAAAGGAGGTAGTGGCTTTGGCAGAGAGATTTGCACAGCAGGTCAACGGGGCCAGTGGTGATGTCACATCAAAGGACAATAGCATACTGGCCGAATCCGCCCATCAGCTGGGCTTAATCACGACCAAGGACATTGTCGGCGGTGGCAGCTCCGAGTCACTCTACTTCTCTGAGCTGGCCCGCAACTTGGCAGAGTTCCTAACAGACGACTCAAGGGGCGTTCTCAAGCGGGCTGGCGGCATCCTCACGCTAGTCGAGCTATGGGCAATGTTCAACCGAGCGCGCGGCGGCGTAGAGCTCGTGAGCCCGATGGACTTTGAGAAAGCGGCGCAGATGTGGGAAGGCCTCAAGCTGCCCGTGCGGCTGCGCAAGTTCCGGAGCGGCGTCATGGTGGTGCAGGCCCGGGACCGCACCGACGACGCCACCATCAAGTCGATcctggcctggctgcagGACCTGCACGAGTTCCCGCCCGACCGGGACGTTGCATGGGATTGGCGAGAGTTTGGGCGCGGTGTCACGGCGCAGGAGGCCGCGGAGAGGTTTGGATGGAGTCTCGGcgtggcggaggaggagctgctcatGGCCGAGGAGCACGGGGCCCTGTGTCGCGAGGAGGGGCTTGAGGGACTCAAGTTTTGGAAGAATTACATTGGCAGTACTGATCCGGCAttgctgcagaagaaggaggcgcAGGAACAGGCCGACGCACTGATACAGCGTTTGAAGGAGACCGGGTTGATTGGTTGA
- a CDS encoding SAC3/GANP family domain-containing protein: MSGWPTTQHPPGVVSQHAPPPAYGYPPNPAFIPVQVRQGFSPYAAPPPPPYIPYASSPAQSQASTPGTTTNASPSAPVEQPKGAKTEWPESVRRYVQRSFHPENDDASVSRAELEAKLKDTIGSAKENNSLYTIDWDNMPLPQALVRADREALLKLRHTSLTTPIYADDSFNPRKRKSNDFPNNDASVPPWHSTNSGRSLEDRISYSPDKRVALDDSKFQKEANKRKRRFENEYKAANVASLSPTPPSSGPIVGTSETLEKKYLRLTAPPIPSNVRPERVLRQTLDLLKKKWRKESNYSYICDQFKSMRQDLTVQRIKNEFTVSVYEIHARIALEKGDIDLTAAEKEEKPIKHALDVRSALALGNYHKFFQLYLDTPNMGAYLMDMFVARERLAALCNICKGYKPDVKLRFITEELGFESDADAAQFIIDYQGQHLLEDRTEYIAFLTGKANNLFENSRASAFRKVDIKGQI; encoded by the exons ATGTCAGGCTGGCCGACCACCCAGCATCCGCCAGGCGTTGTTTCTCAACACGCTCCGCCACCTGCATACGGCTATCCACCCA ACCCTGCCTTTATTCCAGTTCAGGTGCGACAGGGCTTCAGTCCGTATGCTGCACCTCCGCCACCGCCATACATCCCGTACGCATCAAGTCCAGCTCAGAGCCAGGCCTCTACTCCCGGAACTACGACAAatgcatctccatcagcacCTGTAGAACAGCCCAAGGGAGCCAAGACCGAGTGGCCGGAATCAGTCCGACGATATGTCCAGCGGTCTTTTCATCCCGAAAACGACGACGCCTCTGTCTCTCGCGCGGAGCTTGAGGCCAAGCTGAAAGACACAATCGGCAGTGCTAAAGAGAACAACTCGCTCTACACTATTGATTGGGATAATATGCCTCTGCCCCAAGCCTTGGTGAGAGCTGACCGTGAGGCACTACTTAAGCTTCGCCATACCTCGTTGACCACGCCGATATATGCCGACGACTCTTTCAATCCCAGAAAGCGCAAGTCGAATGATTTTCCAAACAATGATGCATCCGTGCCGCCTTGGCACTCTACTAACTCAGGCCGATCCCTCGAGGATCGCATTTCGTATTCCCCCGACAAGCGGGTAGCCCTCGATGACAGTAAGTTCCAGAAAGAAGCCAACAAGCGAAAGCGCCGTTTCGAAAACGAATACAAGGCGGCCAACGTAGCGTCGCTTAGCCCAACTCCGCCATCATCCGGCCCCATCGTCGGCACCTCTGAAACCCTTGAAAAGAAGTATCTCCGCCTCACTGCCCCCCCTATTCCGTCCAATGTGCGACCCGAGAGAGTTCTCCGTCAAACGTTAGatttgttgaagaagaagtggcGAAAGGAGAGCAACTATTCGTACATCTGCGACCAGTTTAAATCTATGCGTCAAGATCTTACCGTGCAGCGCATCAAGAACGAGTTTACTGTTTCCGTCTATGAAATTCATGCCCGGATTGCCTTGGAGAAGGGGGACATCG ATCTAACAGCAGcggagaaggaagagaagcccaTCAAGCACGCGCTCGACGTGCGGTCGGCGCTGGCACTGGGCAACTACCACAAGTTTTTCCAGCTATATCTTGACACACCCAACATGGGTGCATATCTCATGGATATGTTTGTCGCCAGGGAGCGCCTTGCAGCTCTGTGCAATATTTGTAAAGG ATACAAACCTGACGTCAAGCTGCGCTTCATCACTGAGGAACTCGGGTTCGAAtcagatgctgatgctgctcagTTCATTATTGATTACCAGGGGCAACATCTTCTTGAAGACCGCACAGAGTACATTGCGTTCCTGACCGGTAAAGCCAATAACCTCTTTGAGAACTCTAGAGCGTCGGCTTTCCGGAAAGTGGACATTAAAGGACAGATTTAA
- a CDS encoding SH3 domain-containing protein, whose protein sequence is MGLVQALRRSIKGDKEKQHSISITPKAAVAIVPPKKVIRALYDYEARSAQELGFSKGDFFHVIGREDDPDWYEACNPALPDARGLVPVAFFQALGKTERDSQQSDGGRPPTANKNPDHDSGYGEVHSPGGASAPPASQRMSKSAGKQGAMVYGVVMYDFNAERSDELEAKAGEAIIVIAQSNPEWFVAKPIGRLGGPGLIPVSFIELRDMGTGKAIENPAEAIRKAGVPKVEEWKKMATAYKNSSITLGKFEGGGPSQPLEQGMERMSIQNAPQPPQGALSGPPQPAAHPQQPEFVSSATTELYAPISARIPRYCFAEDKYWFVIETQLEDGRHWELSRYYEDFYDFQIALLTEFPAEAGNTGTQKRTLPYMPGPVSYVTDAITEGRLHNLDAYVKNLLGQPPYIARCTLVKQFFAPREGDYEMDPANIEEEYRLSQGSQGSSSGSHANPDSRQSSRNNLSGNGYTGLSATPRQVSNPQSIMQMPSQPGQPAGAAMKIKMYYNGDLIAIRVPTDIQYQQLCDKVRDRLKVSPNEQVQLFYKDEQTGNKPSLTSDADLDDALNRNEKLMLYVEVV, encoded by the exons ATGGGCTTGGTACAGGCGCTCCGTCGGTCTATCAAGggcgacaaggagaagcaacaCAGCATCTCCATTACCCCCAAAGCTGCTGTCGCAATCGTTCCGCCCAAGAAG GTTATTCGAGCTCTCTACGACTACGAGGCCCGCTCTGCCCAGGAGCTGGGCTTCTCCAAAGGCGATTTTTTCCACGTCATCGGCCGCGAGGACGATCCGGACTGGTACGAGGCTTGCAATCCTGCGCTGCCTGATGCGCGGGGTCTCGTGCCCGTAGCCTTTTTCCAGGCGTTGGGCAAGACTGAGAGGGACAGCCAGCAGTCTGACGGTGGCCGCCCACCGACTGCAAACAAGAACCCAGACCATGATTCTGGCTATGGCGAAGTCCACTCCCCCGGCGGCGCATCTGCGCCTCCCGCATCTCAGCGCATGTCCAAGTCTGCTGGCAAGCAAGGTGCCATGGTTTATGGCGTGGTAATGTACGACTTCAACGCAGAGAGATCcgacgagctcgaggccaaggcaggagaggccatcatcgtcattgccCAGTCCAACCCAGAGTGGTTTGTTGCCAAACCTATCGGTCGACTTGGCGGCCCTGGCTTGATTCCAGTGTCCTTTATTGAGCTCCGTGATATGGGCACGGGCAAGGCCATTGAGAATCCCGCAGAGGCCATCAGGAAGGCGGGTGTTCCTAAGGTCGAAGAGTGGAAAAAGATGGCCACGGCCTAcaagaacagcagcatcacccTGGGCAAGTTTGAGGGCGGAGGGCCATCCCAGCCACTGGAGCAGGGCATGGAGCGTATGAGCATTCAAAATGCACCTCAG CCCCCACAAGGCGCCCTTAGTGGCCCTCCTCAGCCTGCTGCCCACCCCCAGCAGCCTGAGTTTGTATCGAGCGCGACGACGGAACTCTATGCCCCCATCTCTGCCCGGATACCCCGCTACTGTTTTGCGGAGGACAAGTATTGGTTTGTTATCGAGACGCAACTCGAAGATGGGCGGCACTGGGAGCTTTCCCGGTACTATGAGGACTTTTACGATTTCCAGATTGCGCTTCTCACTGAGTTCCCTGCCGAGGCGGGCAACACCGGAACCCAGAAGCGAACACTCCCTTACATGCCCGGCCCCGTGAGCTATGTGACCGATGCCATCACAGAAGGAAGGCTGCATAACCTGGATGCATATGTGAAGAACCTTCTTGGCCAACCCCCCTACATTGCGCGTTGCACGCTTGTCAAGCAGTTCTTTGCTCCCAGGGAAGGCGATTATGAGATGGACCCTGCCAATATCGAGGAGGAATACCGGCTATCCCAGGGCTCTCAAGGCTCATCTTCCGGGTCACATGCTAACCCCGATTCGCGACAGTCATCGCGAAACAATTTGAGCGGCAATGGATACACTGGTCTCTCAGCCACCCCGAGACAAGTCAGCAACCCACAGTCAA TCATGCAAATGCCATCGCAGCCCGGCCAGCCAGCTGGAGCCGCCATGAAGATCAAGATGTACTACAATGGCGATCTCATTGCCATCCGGGTCCCCACAGACATCCAGTACCAGCAACTCTGTGACAAGGTCCGAGATCGACTCAAGGTATCGCCAAACGAGCAAGTCCAGCTGTTTTACAAAGATGAGCAGACGGGAAATAAGCCCAGCCTGACAAGTGACGCCGATTTGGACGATGCCCTTAACCGcaacgagaagctcatgCTGTACGTTGAAGTGGTGTAG